The following DNA comes from Anopheles cruzii unplaced genomic scaffold, idAnoCruzAS_RS32_06 scaffold04729_ctg1, whole genome shotgun sequence.
GAAATGACCAATGAGTTCATTGAGCTTGCCCAGGCGCAGTTTGTGTTGTTGCGAGAGGCAGAGATCAACTTTAGCGACACGTTGGTGGACACTGTGCAGCAATTTGTAACTATTAAGGCTGCGTCCGGCCAGGCCGACAGACTCCCGGATGCGTTAAAGGAGGTAATCGCGGTATCGCGCGAGCTGTAGTGAGCCTAACCGAAAATGCCTGTATATTTCTTTTTCCAGTCTTTGGATGACAAAGATGTCATAAGCAACATGGCCGCAGGTATGCGGGATCAGCACATGCAGTTGATAGATGCTAGGGAAGATAAGCTGATAACGCGTAGCCGAAACTGGGTGAAGGAACTGTGCGATGATCTTCAAAAGTAGGCTATGGAATGGAAGAGATGGCATACTATTCATTAACTGCTCTAAACTGTGTATTTTTCCAGTTCTGAAATTAAACGCAATCGGGCGAAAGTTCTAGAAATAACATATTTTCTTGACCAACACCGACAAACATTCATGAGCGCGTTTGATGAAGTTGCCAGCAAATTGGAAGTATAATAACACCGTAATTTATAATAGTAGGAACCACCAGCAGAAGGATACATTTGTAGTTCGATAATATTTcacgaaaataaaccaaagGATAAGATAATTT
Coding sequences within:
- the LOC128277219 gene encoding dynein regulatory complex subunit 3-like codes for the protein YINNFIESYNKMSVAANEIVASLRGKDLNSKTYNPHTEKLLDELNLSKSGFNSLFEDTWHTLMGIEMQLFERTEEGNFTFENTIKEMTNEFIELAQAQFVLLREAEINFSDTLVDTVQQFVTIKAASGQADRLPDALKESLDDKDVISNMAAGMRDQHMQLIDAREDKLITRSRNWVKELCDDLQNSEIKRNRAKVLEITYFLDQHRQTFMSAFDEVASKLEV